Proteins encoded together in one Marinithermus hydrothermalis DSM 14884 window:
- the pstB gene encoding phosphate ABC transporter ATP-binding protein PstB: protein MIQAVDKNHETVRTDPVPEDQAAIVVENLNLYYGNTQALHNVSIRFPRNQVTAIIGPSGCGKSTLLRCLNRMNDLIPGVRVEGRVLYEGVDIYDPQVDPVEVRRRIGMVFQKPNPFPKSIYDNVAFGPRLNGYKGDLDALVEKALRGAALWDEVKDKLRQSALGLSGGQQQRLCIARAMATEPDVILMDEPTSALDPIATERIEGLIQEIKQDYTVVIVTHNMQQAARISDRTVFMHLGVLIEEGPTERIFTNPKDPRTEAYITGRFG, encoded by the coding sequence GTGATTCAAGCGGTGGATAAGAACCACGAGACGGTCCGGACGGACCCTGTGCCGGAGGACCAGGCCGCGATCGTCGTGGAGAACCTGAACCTCTACTACGGGAACACCCAGGCCCTCCACAACGTCTCGATCCGGTTTCCTAGAAACCAGGTGACCGCGATCATCGGCCCGTCGGGGTGCGGGAAGTCCACCCTGCTGCGGTGCTTGAACCGCATGAACGACCTGATCCCCGGCGTGCGCGTGGAGGGGCGGGTCCTGTATGAGGGGGTGGATATTTATGACCCGCAGGTGGACCCGGTCGAGGTGCGCCGTCGCATCGGCATGGTCTTCCAAAAACCCAACCCCTTCCCCAAGAGCATCTACGACAACGTGGCCTTCGGGCCTCGCTTGAACGGGTACAAGGGCGATTTGGACGCCCTGGTGGAGAAGGCGTTGCGGGGCGCGGCGCTTTGGGATGAGGTCAAGGACAAGCTGCGCCAGAGCGCGCTCGGGCTTTCCGGGGGGCAGCAGCAGCGGCTGTGCATCGCCCGGGCGATGGCGACCGAGCCGGACGTGATCCTCATGGACGAGCCCACGAGCGCGCTGGACCCGATCGCCACCGAGCGGATCGAGGGGCTGATCCAGGAGATCAAGCAGGACTACACCGTGGTGATCGTGACGCACAACATGCAGCAGGCCGCGCGCATCTCGGACCGCACCGTCTTCATGCACCTCGGCGTTTTGATCGAGGAAGGGCCGACCGAGCGGATCTTCACCAACCCCAAAGACCCCCGCACGGAAGCGTACATTACAGGCCGGTTCGGGTAG
- the phoU gene encoding phosphate signaling complex protein PhoU, with the protein MRAREALERDLNRITEETLRMISMVREMLREATEALVEADVAKAQRVVENDREVDALELRIENEALTAIARHQPVATDLRFIATVLKALTDLERVGDYAAHVAEDAMLLAREAPLKRYVLLPEMAKRLDQMLDALAKAFAEADGAAAQTVLRLDDEVDDLFEQITRELLTYMMEDPRTISKALTLMRVARSYERLGDHLENVAERVLFWLTGRMEKHPEDARG; encoded by the coding sequence ATGCGTGCACGTGAAGCACTGGAACGCGATCTGAACCGGATCACGGAAGAGACCCTGCGGATGATCAGCATGGTGCGGGAGATGCTGCGGGAGGCCACCGAGGCGTTGGTGGAGGCCGACGTGGCCAAGGCCCAGCGGGTGGTGGAGAACGATCGGGAGGTGGACGCCCTCGAGCTGAGAATCGAGAACGAGGCCCTCACCGCCATCGCGCGGCACCAGCCGGTGGCCACGGACCTGCGCTTCATCGCCACGGTGTTGAAGGCCCTCACGGACCTCGAGCGCGTGGGGGATTACGCGGCGCACGTGGCGGAGGACGCGATGCTGCTCGCGAGGGAGGCGCCGCTGAAGCGGTACGTGCTGCTGCCGGAGATGGCGAAGCGGCTGGACCAGATGCTGGACGCGCTGGCGAAGGCCTTCGCGGAGGCGGATGGGGCGGCGGCGCAGACCGTACTGCGGCTGGATGATGAGGTGGACGACCTGTTTGAGCAGATCACCCGCGAGCTGCTTACCTACATGATGGAGGACCCCCGCACCATCTCGAAGGCCCTGACGTTGATGCGCGTGGCCCGCAGCTACGAGCGGCTCGGGGACCATTTGGAGAACGTGGCGGAGCGGGTTTTGTTCTGGCTGACCGGCCGTATGGAGAAGCACCCGGAGGACGCGCGCGGCTGA
- a CDS encoding response regulator transcription factor — MARVLLVEDEESVRVGLRLGLRQAGFTVLEAATAAEGWAQLEGCDVVVLDWMLPDEPGIRFLERLRRTPRFEGLPVLMLTARAAEADRVEGLTRGADDYLVKPCSLPELVARLKALLRRAGRRRVVERPGLVLDLERMEVRVEGRPVELTRREFDLLAHLARHAGRVFTREELLEQVWGPDFFGTARTVDQHVAQLREKLGDAPNAPRFIETVRGKGYRFKEGG; from the coding sequence ATGGCACGGGTCCTCCTGGTGGAAGACGAGGAAAGCGTCCGCGTCGGCCTTCGGCTGGGGTTAAGGCAGGCCGGGTTCACGGTCCTCGAGGCCGCCACCGCTGCCGAGGGGTGGGCTCAGCTCGAAGGGTGCGACGTGGTGGTGCTGGACTGGATGCTTCCGGACGAGCCGGGGATCCGGTTCCTCGAGCGCCTGCGCCGCACGCCGCGGTTCGAGGGGCTTCCGGTTCTGATGCTCACCGCGCGCGCCGCGGAGGCCGACCGGGTGGAGGGGCTGACGCGCGGGGCGGACGATTACCTGGTGAAGCCCTGCTCGCTTCCGGAACTCGTCGCGCGCCTCAAGGCCCTCTTGCGCCGCGCGGGGCGGCGGCGGGTGGTGGAACGGCCGGGGCTGGTGCTGGACCTGGAGCGCATGGAGGTGCGCGTGGAGGGGCGGCCCGTCGAACTGACCCGGAGGGAGTTCGACCTGCTCGCGCACCTCGCACGCCACGCGGGCCGGGTCTTTACCCGTGAGGAGTTGCTGGAGCAGGTGTGGGGACCGGACTTCTTCGGGACCGCCCGCACCGTGGACCAGCACGTGGCGCAACTGCGCGAGAAGCTAGGGGACGCGCCGAACGCACCGCGCTTCATCGAAACGGTCCGGGGCAAAGGGTACCGCTTCAAGGAAGGAGGCTAG
- a CDS encoding ABC transporter permease, whose product MEIAALVSRNLLARPVRTGLTLLGIIVATSAMVLFLSFGEGLRKALIAEIARVGPEIQVLPEGSSGFSAPLPEIRPEEVARLEAEAERIGIRQVIPLLLLFRGGFGPGDQFLFEGLPDGVLPTAIFPNLKVQKGTLDPDAGAVVGALVAERHRLELGKELRLNREVSVRVAGILEESGGLADSLIFVRQAPLRAVLDTTNYSLVLLDLAEGVPAEQVAEEVEALLPGLDAQTMSEVMRFAERALRISDIVRFGISLVALVVGGLLVANTVMMGVYERIREFGVMRAIGAKRRFIFSLVLAESLALSLTGGLLGVGLGSLGSWAVNLYTTEAVGIALSAVTPRLALFALGVALTLGLLSGLFPARTASRIPVVEALGRI is encoded by the coding sequence ATGGAAATCGCTGCGCTCGTCAGCCGCAACCTCCTCGCCCGGCCGGTCCGGACCGGGCTGACCCTTCTCGGCATCATCGTCGCGACCAGCGCGATGGTGCTCTTCCTCTCCTTCGGCGAGGGGCTCCGCAAGGCGCTCATCGCGGAGATCGCCCGCGTCGGCCCGGAGATCCAGGTCCTGCCGGAAGGCTCGAGCGGCTTCTCCGCACCGCTCCCGGAGATCCGCCCCGAGGAGGTCGCGCGGCTGGAGGCGGAGGCCGAGCGGATCGGGATCCGCCAGGTCATTCCCCTCCTCCTCCTGTTCCGCGGGGGGTTCGGCCCGGGGGACCAGTTCCTCTTCGAGGGGCTCCCCGACGGGGTGCTGCCCACCGCGATCTTCCCGAACCTCAAGGTCCAAAAAGGCACGCTGGACCCCGACGCCGGCGCGGTGGTGGGCGCGCTCGTGGCCGAGCGGCACCGCCTCGAGCTCGGCAAGGAACTCCGGCTCAACCGCGAGGTCAGCGTGCGGGTGGCCGGCATTCTAGAAGAATCTGGGGGGCTCGCGGACAGCCTGATCTTCGTGCGGCAGGCGCCGTTGCGGGCGGTGCTGGACACCACGAACTACAGCCTGGTGCTTCTCGACCTCGCCGAAGGCGTGCCCGCGGAGCAAGTCGCCGAGGAGGTCGAGGCGCTGCTTCCGGGCCTGGACGCTCAAACCATGAGCGAGGTGATGCGGTTCGCGGAGCGCGCCCTTAGGATCTCGGACATCGTGCGCTTCGGGATCAGCCTGGTCGCGCTCGTCGTGGGGGGGTTGCTGGTCGCCAACACGGTCATGATGGGGGTGTACGAGCGGATCCGCGAGTTCGGGGTAATGCGCGCGATCGGCGCGAAGCGCCGCTTCATCTTCAGCCTAGTGCTCGCCGAATCCCTCGCCCTTTCCCTCACGGGCGGCCTGCTCGGGGTGGGGCTCGGCAGCCTGGGCTCGTGGGCCGTGAACCTGTACACCACCGAAGCGGTGGGGATCGCGCTCTCCGCGGTCACGCCCCGGCTCGCCCTGTTCGCGCTGGGGGTGGCCCTCACGCTGGGCCTTCTCTCCGGCCTCTTCCCCGCCCGCACCGCGAGCCGCATCCCGGTCGTGGAGGCCCTAGGGAGGATCTGA
- a CDS encoding sensor domain-containing diguanylate cyclase, with product MHAWRAWIAWGAGLIAALLATWGSISGWPGWPVLAAIPIALLAAGYGPVWGLGLAAGMTGLGWALWEESRVWSLAAVGLTGAAAGHMLRRAQREQRTATWSLLLTVLEELAGCEDRNEVLARLPGLLGRYLNLNGSASVLVPSTDGEGLRVLAVHGFSPEEVGRLPWRSVTGRAFHRREAVYVPNVHRDPDYIGLAGKAARPRCELALPLLERDEPVAVLNIESADPLTRAERQALERFVRTVSRFLTTLAERREAVFLAQLTQALAQADALEAAADRALEVLLAAVGCSSGGLLQLRAGRFVPLALRGLPPEQEAAVRAGVPLGSGLVSEVYRENRAIFVEDYPAYPQAIPEFVRAGARAVAAHPVVGAGEARARVMLVLQDTRIRSWSAETQRFLGVAARVLGLMIAQFRAQERLEALLELERGLLDLSPEGMYARLVQAAVDLVPGAEAGSLLLQESGRFHYRAAVGYDLDRLEPITFSEKEMLEWYGEAQGWREGRPRVLAEESDAGEIERISHRTGLPEAADEAGRLSEIRANLCVPIPYRGAVLAVLNLDAFTDPRAFDAASLEAARAFAVQAAVVLHEAAQRRRLEAAALTDALTGLQNRRAFNQRMPEELERARRYGHPLALLILDLSGFKRVNDELGHAKGDAALVAVARAMQHIRRDGDLLYRWGGDEFAVLMPHADLRGAIAAASRYADVICAVEVEGRQLGVNIGAAAYPEDGKDMDALLSVADRRMYAAKAQGLRYLPRSAEEAWEA from the coding sequence GTGCATGCGTGGAGGGCTTGGATCGCGTGGGGGGCGGGGCTCATTGCAGCCCTCCTCGCCACCTGGGGGAGTATTTCCGGGTGGCCAGGATGGCCGGTCCTAGCCGCGATCCCGATCGCGCTGCTCGCCGCGGGGTACGGGCCGGTGTGGGGCCTTGGCCTCGCGGCGGGGATGACGGGCCTGGGGTGGGCGTTGTGGGAGGAGTCGAGGGTATGGTCCTTGGCCGCCGTAGGGCTTACGGGCGCGGCGGCGGGCCACATGCTGCGGCGCGCCCAGCGGGAGCAACGCACAGCGACCTGGTCCTTGCTGCTCACGGTGCTCGAGGAACTCGCGGGGTGCGAGGACCGGAACGAGGTGCTGGCGCGCCTTCCGGGCCTTTTGGGGCGCTACCTCAACCTGAACGGCAGCGCGAGCGTCCTCGTGCCGAGCACGGACGGGGAGGGGTTGCGCGTTCTTGCGGTGCATGGGTTTTCCCCGGAGGAGGTCGGGCGGCTCCCGTGGCGTTCCGTGACGGGGCGAGCCTTCCACCGCCGCGAGGCGGTGTACGTCCCCAACGTGCACCGCGATCCCGATTACATCGGCCTGGCTGGGAAGGCGGCCCGCCCGCGGTGTGAGCTGGCCCTGCCGCTCTTGGAGCGTGACGAGCCGGTCGCGGTGCTCAACATCGAGTCCGCAGACCCCCTCACGCGCGCGGAACGGCAGGCCCTCGAGCGCTTCGTCCGGACGGTGAGCCGGTTCCTCACCACGCTGGCCGAGCGCCGCGAGGCGGTGTTTCTCGCCCAGCTCACCCAGGCGCTGGCCCAGGCCGACGCCCTCGAGGCTGCCGCAGACCGGGCGCTCGAGGTGCTGCTCGCGGCGGTGGGCTGCTCCAGCGGGGGCCTCCTCCAGCTCCGCGCGGGGCGTTTCGTACCGCTCGCCTTGCGGGGCCTTCCGCCCGAGCAGGAGGCCGCGGTGCGCGCTGGGGTGCCGCTCGGTAGCGGTTTGGTTTCGGAGGTGTACCGCGAGAACCGGGCGATCTTCGTCGAGGATTACCCCGCGTACCCTCAGGCGATCCCGGAGTTTGTGAGGGCGGGTGCGCGGGCGGTTGCGGCGCACCCGGTGGTGGGGGCGGGGGAGGCGCGCGCGCGGGTGATGCTCGTGTTGCAGGACACCCGGATCCGCTCCTGGAGCGCGGAGACCCAGAGGTTTTTAGGCGTGGCCGCCCGCGTGCTCGGCTTGATGATCGCGCAGTTTCGCGCCCAGGAGCGCCTCGAGGCCCTCTTGGAGTTGGAGCGGGGCCTTTTGGACCTCTCCCCCGAAGGGATGTACGCGAGGCTCGTGCAGGCTGCGGTGGACCTCGTGCCGGGCGCGGAGGCGGGAAGTTTATTGCTGCAGGAGAGCGGCCGGTTCCACTACCGGGCTGCGGTGGGGTACGACCTCGATCGCCTCGAGCCGATCACCTTCTCGGAGAAGGAGATGCTCGAGTGGTACGGAGAGGCCCAGGGTTGGCGGGAGGGGCGTCCGCGCGTTCTGGCGGAGGAGAGCGACGCGGGCGAGATCGAACGAATCAGCCACCGAACCGGGCTGCCCGAGGCGGCGGACGAGGCGGGGCGGCTCTCGGAGATCCGCGCGAACCTGTGCGTGCCCATCCCGTACCGCGGCGCGGTCCTCGCCGTGCTGAACCTGGACGCGTTCACGGACCCGCGGGCCTTTGACGCGGCTTCCCTAGAGGCGGCGCGCGCCTTCGCGGTGCAGGCCGCGGTGGTGCTGCACGAGGCCGCCCAGCGCCGCAGGCTGGAGGCCGCCGCCCTCACGGACGCGCTCACCGGGCTACAGAACCGGCGGGCGTTTAACCAGCGGATGCCTGAGGAGCTCGAGCGCGCCCGCCGTTACGGCCACCCGCTGGCCCTGTTGATCCTGGACCTTTCGGGGTTCAAGCGGGTGAACGACGAGCTGGGGCACGCCAAGGGCGACGCGGCTCTGGTGGCTGTGGCCCGCGCGATGCAGCACATCCGGCGGGACGGGGACCTGCTGTACCGCTGGGGCGGGGACGAGTTCGCGGTCCTCATGCCCCACGCGGACCTCCGCGGCGCGATCGCCGCCGCAAGCCGTTACGCGGACGTGATCTGCGCGGTGGAGGTCGAAGGGCGCCAGCTCGGGGTGAACATCGGCGCGGCGGCCTACCCCGAGGACGGGAAGGATATGGACGCGCTGCTCTCGGTCGCGGACCGGCGAATGTACGCCGCCAAGGCCCAAGGCCTGCGCTACCTGCCCCGCTCCGCCGAGGAGGCCTGGGAGGCCTGA
- a CDS encoding PstS family phosphate ABC transporter substrate-binding protein: MRNLAIPVALVLMSGALAQGDIRVDGSSTVYPITLAIAEEFAIENPKARVTVAFSGTGGGFKKFCAGETDINDASRPIKQSEIEMCRENGVEFIEIPVAFDGVTVVVNRENTFAECLSVEELRRIWEPNSTVRYWSDVRPEWPKEEIVLYGPGTDSGTFDYFTEAVVGETGAIRTDYFPSEDDNVLVAGVEGSPYAMGFFGYAYYVEEADRLNAIAIDNGQGCVAPTEETINNGTYAPLSRPLFIYVRKDALGHNPLLVEFVRFYLSEDAREFIADTGYVPLPDEAYELALERFEQRVTGSLFNQAELGKGVLEILRGE; encoded by the coding sequence ATGCGGAACCTAGCGATTCCCGTAGCGTTGGTGCTGATGAGCGGGGCGCTGGCCCAGGGGGATATCCGGGTGGACGGTTCCTCGACGGTCTACCCCATCACCCTGGCGATCGCGGAGGAGTTCGCCATCGAGAACCCCAAGGCCCGAGTAACGGTGGCCTTTTCCGGGACCGGCGGGGGGTTCAAGAAGTTCTGCGCCGGGGAGACGGACATCAACGACGCGAGCCGTCCGATCAAGCAGAGCGAGATCGAGATGTGCCGCGAGAACGGCGTGGAGTTCATCGAGATTCCGGTGGCCTTTGACGGGGTGACCGTGGTGGTGAACCGGGAGAACACCTTCGCCGAGTGCTTGAGCGTGGAGGAGCTGCGCAGGATCTGGGAGCCGAACTCCACGGTGCGGTACTGGAGCGACGTGCGCCCCGAGTGGCCCAAGGAGGAGATCGTGCTTTACGGTCCGGGTACGGACTCGGGGACCTTCGATTACTTCACCGAGGCCGTGGTGGGGGAGACCGGCGCGATCCGCACCGATTACTTCCCCTCCGAGGACGATAACGTCCTTGTCGCTGGGGTGGAGGGCAGCCCGTACGCGATGGGCTTCTTCGGGTACGCCTACTACGTGGAGGAGGCGGACCGCTTGAACGCCATAGCCATCGATAACGGTCAGGGGTGCGTGGCGCCCACCGAGGAGACCATCAACAACGGCACCTACGCGCCGCTCTCCCGCCCGCTCTTCATCTACGTGCGCAAGGACGCTCTGGGGCACAACCCCCTCCTCGTGGAGTTCGTGCGCTTCTACCTCTCCGAGGACGCTCGGGAGTTCATCGCGGACACCGGGTACGTCCCGCTTCCCGACGAGGCGTACGAGCTGGCGCTGGAGCGGTTCGAGCAGCGCGTAACGGGCAGCCTGTTCAACCAGGCCGAGCTGGGCAAGGGGGTGCTCGAGATCCTGCGCGGCGAGTAA
- the pstA gene encoding phosphate ABC transporter permease PstA yields the protein MNRTPLLASPEEQARARLRRRKGALFGALTFLPVVLALGLIAVLLFDVVTGAVSWQVIEPSRRSSGQTFALTEALTKRQVIALELAARGLTEEEIQAFMNDPEAMRKFEARNRVELMWYTEDGPFRWVVTTSRDKRVANYPLLEGWRRLAEIRSGLEPGQHLVLNPWLDLSFFFRDASRTPLMAGIRAALVGTLWVMALTALISIPVGVGAAIYLEEYAPDNRWTRLIEVNLRNLAGVPSIVYGVLGLSLFVRAWGLGPSVLSAALTLSLLIMPVIVIASREAIRAVPNSLRQAAYGLGATRWQVVSRVVLPSAVPGIVTGVILSVARAIGETAPLLLVGAAAFVPFLPSGPLSEYTVIPVQIYSWVTENDPEFAHVASAGILVLLAVLAVLYSAAFYVRRRFGRKW from the coding sequence ATGAACCGCACACCCCTCTTGGCCAGTCCGGAAGAACAGGCGCGCGCCCGCCTGCGGCGGCGCAAAGGCGCGCTGTTCGGCGCCCTCACCTTCCTCCCGGTCGTTCTGGCGCTGGGCCTGATCGCGGTTCTCCTCTTCGATGTCGTCACCGGCGCGGTCTCCTGGCAGGTCATCGAGCCTTCGCGGCGCTCGAGCGGTCAGACCTTCGCCCTCACCGAAGCCCTAACCAAACGCCAGGTGATCGCCCTCGAGCTCGCCGCGCGCGGCTTGACGGAGGAGGAGATCCAGGCCTTCATGAACGACCCGGAGGCGATGCGCAAGTTCGAGGCGCGCAACCGCGTGGAGTTAATGTGGTACACGGAGGACGGCCCGTTCCGCTGGGTCGTGACTACGAGCCGCGACAAGCGCGTCGCGAACTACCCGCTGCTCGAAGGGTGGCGGCGGCTGGCGGAGATCCGGTCGGGCCTCGAGCCGGGCCAGCACCTGGTGCTGAACCCCTGGCTGGACCTTTCCTTCTTCTTCCGGGACGCCTCGCGCACGCCGCTCATGGCGGGGATTCGGGCCGCGCTTGTGGGGACCCTTTGGGTCATGGCCTTGACGGCCTTGATCTCGATCCCGGTGGGGGTAGGGGCGGCGATCTACCTCGAGGAGTACGCGCCGGACAACCGCTGGACCCGGTTGATCGAGGTGAACCTCCGGAACCTGGCGGGGGTGCCGAGCATCGTGTACGGCGTGCTGGGGTTGAGCTTGTTCGTCCGCGCGTGGGGGCTGGGGCCGAGCGTGCTTTCGGCGGCCCTGACCCTGTCGCTCCTCATCATGCCGGTGATCGTGATCGCGTCCCGGGAGGCGATCCGGGCGGTGCCGAACTCGTTGCGGCAGGCGGCGTACGGCCTGGGGGCGACGCGCTGGCAGGTGGTGAGCCGCGTGGTGCTGCCCAGCGCGGTGCCGGGGATCGTGACGGGGGTGATCCTCTCCGTGGCGCGCGCGATCGGGGAGACCGCCCCCCTGCTTTTGGTGGGGGCTGCGGCGTTCGTGCCGTTTTTGCCGTCGGGACCGCTTTCCGAGTACACCGTGATCCCGGTGCAGATCTACTCCTGGGTGACGGAGAACGACCCGGAGTTCGCGCACGTGGCGTCGGCCGGGATCCTGGTGCTGTTGGCGGTGCTTGCGGTGCTGTATAGCGCGGCGTTCTACGTGCGCCGTCGCTTTGGGAGGAAGTGGTGA
- the pstC gene encoding phosphate ABC transporter permease subunit PstC codes for MRSDTPNRANLDALRRKAGRRWQEQLIGGVLFAFAAVSILTTLAVIVLLANETAGFFREVSLVEFFTAREWTPLFANPSYGILPLVTGTLLVTGIGLVVALPLGLAAAIYLSEYATDETRLRVMPILEVLAGIPTVVFGYFALLFVTPLLQEFIPGLKLFNALSAGLVMGFMLLPIVSSVSADAMQAVPRALREAAYGLGATKHEVVLRVVVPAALSGIVASFILAASRAIGETMIVTLAAGQRPLFTLDPRETIATMTSFIVQAGTGDQPAGSLASRALYAVAATLFLMTLGLNILSQKVVERFRERYE; via the coding sequence ATGCGAAGCGATACGCCTAACCGTGCGAACCTAGACGCCTTGCGCCGCAAGGCCGGGCGGCGCTGGCAAGAACAGCTGATCGGCGGGGTACTGTTTGCCTTCGCGGCGGTTTCGATCCTAACGACCCTCGCCGTGATCGTGTTATTGGCGAACGAAACGGCCGGGTTTTTCCGCGAGGTCTCCCTCGTGGAGTTCTTCACCGCGCGCGAGTGGACCCCCTTGTTCGCGAACCCGAGCTACGGGATCCTTCCCCTCGTGACCGGTACCCTGCTCGTGACGGGAATCGGCCTCGTCGTGGCCCTCCCCCTGGGGCTCGCCGCGGCGATCTACCTCTCCGAGTACGCCACGGACGAGACCCGGCTGCGGGTCATGCCGATCCTCGAGGTCCTCGCAGGGATCCCCACGGTGGTCTTCGGGTACTTCGCTCTGCTGTTCGTCACACCGTTGTTGCAGGAGTTTATTCCCGGCCTGAAGCTCTTCAACGCCCTCTCGGCGGGGCTTGTGATGGGGTTCATGCTGCTTCCGATCGTCTCCAGCGTTTCCGCCGACGCCATGCAGGCCGTGCCGCGCGCCTTGCGCGAGGCGGCGTACGGTCTGGGGGCCACCAAGCACGAGGTGGTCCTGCGGGTGGTGGTACCGGCCGCCCTTTCCGGCATCGTGGCTTCCTTTATCCTCGCGGCCTCCCGCGCGATCGGCGAGACCATGATCGTCACCCTCGCCGCGGGGCAGCGGCCCTTGTTCACCCTGGACCCCCGCGAGACCATCGCCACCATGACCTCCTTCATCGTGCAGGCTGGGACCGGCGACCAGCCCGCGGGTTCTTTGGCCTCGCGCGCCCTGTATGCGGTGGCCGCTACGCTGTTCCTCATGACGCTGGGCCTGAACATCCTCTCGCAGAAGGTCGTGGAGCGCTTTAGGGAGAGGTACGAATGA
- a CDS encoding ABC transporter ATP-binding protein — protein sequence MADLEALHLTRRYRQGDATVTALEDFTYRFPTGVTAVVGPSGSGKTTLLNLLAGFDVPTAGEVRYGAVRLSQLGEDARAELRLRTMGFVFQQFNLVPTLTALENVAFPLLLAGWPRPKRLERAREVLEAVGLAHRADHLPTRLSGGEQQRVAIARALAPDPPLVFADEPTGNLDSASGERVLELLLRHVTGERRLILVTHDPRVAAHAERVLRLEDGRLAEVQASQASSAERGR from the coding sequence ATGGCTGACCTTGAAGCCCTGCACCTCACGCGGCGGTACCGGCAAGGGGACGCGACCGTCACCGCCCTCGAGGACTTCACCTACCGCTTCCCCACGGGCGTGACCGCGGTCGTGGGCCCCTCCGGGTCCGGCAAGACCACGCTCCTCAACCTGCTTGCGGGCTTCGACGTGCCCACCGCCGGGGAGGTCCGTTACGGTGCCGTGCGCCTTTCCCAACTCGGGGAGGACGCCCGCGCGGAGCTGCGGCTCCGCACGATGGGGTTCGTCTTCCAGCAGTTCAACCTGGTGCCCACCCTGACCGCCCTGGAGAACGTGGCCTTCCCCCTCCTCCTCGCAGGCTGGCCGCGCCCCAAGCGCCTCGAGCGCGCCCGCGAGGTGCTCGAGGCCGTGGGGCTCGCGCACCGCGCGGACCACCTGCCCACCCGGCTTTCCGGCGGGGAGCAGCAACGCGTGGCGATCGCCCGCGCCTTAGCCCCGGACCCGCCCCTGGTCTTCGCCGACGAGCCCACGGGCAACCTGGACTCGGCCTCCGGGGAACGGGTGCTCGAGCTCCTCCTCAGGCACGTCACGGGGGAACGCCGGTTGATCCTGGTCACGCACGACCCCAGGGTCGCCGCGCACGCCGAGCGCGTCCTGCGGCTCGAGGACGGCCGGCTTGCAGAGGTTCAGGCCTCCCAGGCCTCCTCGGCGGAGCGGGGCAGGTAG
- a CDS encoding sensor histidine kinase produces the protein MHPYQAALEAAREGVLLHEQGAVTYVNPSAERILGIRRERVAGRPLIVALRDHRLEALALEGGEGTLEVRGRVLEVRAVPGVLLLWDVTEVHRRLEDLEAARHALAHEFRTPVAGMAALLEALEGGLSAEEAAEVRRLLRAEVDRLARLVEGVDFMAPQREPCFPLAELKPRLERFLSGMLKARGARLVWDAPHRVRADPDAVYQVLLNLVENALKYGPPGEVLVVSEPYEGGLRLEVRDYGAPLEEYKGLFQPGRRGVHAASVRGSGLGLALVRRVARGWGGEAYGRAWAEGNAFGVTFPPERVG, from the coding sequence GTGCACCCGTACCAAGCCGCTTTGGAGGCCGCGCGGGAGGGGGTGTTGCTCCACGAGCAGGGCGCGGTGACCTACGTGAACCCCAGCGCGGAGCGCATCCTTGGGATTCGGCGGGAGCGGGTCGCGGGCCGGCCCTTGATCGTCGCGTTGCGGGATCACCGGCTGGAGGCCCTGGCCCTCGAGGGCGGGGAAGGCACCCTCGAGGTGCGCGGCCGGGTCCTCGAGGTGCGCGCGGTGCCGGGGGTGCTCCTGCTTTGGGACGTGACGGAGGTGCACCGGAGGCTTGAGGACCTCGAGGCCGCCCGGCACGCGCTCGCCCACGAGTTCCGCACCCCCGTCGCGGGGATGGCCGCCCTCCTCGAGGCCCTGGAGGGCGGGCTTTCCGCGGAGGAGGCGGCCGAGGTGCGGCGGCTTCTACGGGCCGAGGTGGACCGGCTCGCGCGGCTGGTGGAGGGGGTGGATTTTATGGCGCCTCAGAGGGAGCCTTGCTTCCCGCTCGCCGAGCTCAAGCCGAGGCTGGAGCGCTTCCTTTCCGGGATGCTCAAGGCGCGCGGCGCGCGGCTCGTTTGGGACGCCCCACACCGCGTGCGGGCTGATCCGGACGCGGTGTACCAGGTGCTGCTCAACCTGGTGGAGAACGCCTTGAAGTACGGACCGCCCGGGGAGGTCCTCGTGGTGAGCGAACCCTACGAGGGCGGGTTGCGCCTCGAGGTGCGGGATTACGGGGCGCCGCTCGAGGAGTACAAGGGGTTGTTTCAACCGGGGCGCCGGGGGGTGCACGCGGCGAGCGTGCGCGGCAGCGGTTTGGGGCTCGCCTTGGTGCGCCGCGTCGCGCGCGGGTGGGGTGGGGAGGCCTACGGCCGTGCCTGGGCTGAAGGCAACGCCTTCGGGGTGACCTTTCCCCCGGAGCGGGTAGGCTAG